CCCGGGGAGGCGTTCGAGCTTCAGCTTGAGCTGAAGCTTCTGGCCGACGTGGGGCTGATCGGCTTCCCGAACGTTGGGAAATCCACTTTGATTTCCGTGGTGAGCGAGGCGAAGCCCCAGATCGCGAATTACCATTTTACAACCATCACGCCGGTTCTCGGTGTGGTCTCCATGGGGGAGGGAAGTTCCTTCGTCATGGCGGACATTCCCGGGCTGATCGAGGGCGCGGGCGAAGGCGCGGGGCTGGGGTACCGGTTTCTGCGCCATGTGGAACGGTGCCGCCTGCTGGTCCATATCGTCGATGTCGCGGGCAGCGAGGGCCGCGACCCGGTGAAAGATTTTGAAATGATCAATAAAGAGCTGGAAAAGTTCAACCCACAGCTTTCCGAACGGCCCATGCTCGTCGTGGGCAATAAATGCGACCTTGCAACCGAGGAGCAGATCGCGGCTTTCCGCGATGATGTGCAGGGCCGGGGATACGAATTCTTTCCGATCATGGCGGCGATCCGCTACGGGGTGGATCCGCTTTTAAAGCGGATTGCGGAATTGCTGAGCAAGCTTCCCCCGGTGACCCGCTACGAGCCGGATCCCGTGCCCGAAAAGCCGGAGCTCGTGCAGGAACGCGGAGCCGTTTCCGTCGTGAACCGCGGCGGCGTGTACGTCGTGGAGGGAGACTGGCTGCTGAACGTGCTGCGCACCATCGATTTCGACGATTCCGAGTCGCTCCAGTACTTCCAGCGGGTTCTGATCCATTCCGGCGTGATAGACGCCCTGCGGGAAGCGGGCGCAGGCGAAGGGGATACCGTCAGCATCTATGACGTACAGTTCGACTTTGTCGAGTGAGGAGGCTTTCTTTGGAACGATTTTATCAGGCGGAGTGCGACCCCGGGCAAATGAGCCCGCTGACGCTCGCCTTTGTGGGGGACTGCGTGTTTGAGCTGTTCGTGCGGGAACGCCTTGTCTGTCTGGCGAACCGGCCGGCGAGGGACCTGCACACTCTGGCGGTGAATCAGGTCTGCTGCCGGGCGCAGGCAGAGGCTTCCCGAAGGCTGATCCCTCTTTTCACCGATGAGGAAGCCGAGGTGTTCCGCAGGGGAAGGAACACCCATGTCACCCATATCCCCAAAAATTCGACTTCCGCGGATTACCACGCGGCCACCGCGTTGGAAACCCTTTTCGGCTATCTGTATTTAAAGGGGGAGCTTTCCCGCCTGCGCCGCTTCTTTTTGCTGATGTGTGAAGA
This window of the Ruminococcaceae bacterium BL-6 genome carries:
- the obgE gene encoding ppGpp-binding GTPase involved in cell partitioning, DNA repair and ribosome assembly (Evidence 2a : Function from experimental evidences in other organisms; PubMedId : 10781545, 12682299, 15325267, 15827604, 18689482, 20830302, 24844575, 26951678, 28357361; Product type e : enzyme) produces the protein MFVDIAKISIKAGNGGDGAVTFHREKYVAAGGPDGGDGGRGGNIVFRADRNLSTLADFRYKRKYAAQSGEPGRGKRCSGKSGEDLVIRVPFGTLVKEAESGRLLADLSTDEPCVIARGGRGGWGNAHFATPTRQVPRFARPGTPGEAFELQLELKLLADVGLIGFPNVGKSTLISVVSEAKPQIANYHFTTITPVLGVVSMGEGSSFVMADIPGLIEGAGEGAGLGYRFLRHVERCRLLVHIVDVAGSEGRDPVKDFEMINKELEKFNPQLSERPMLVVGNKCDLATEEQIAAFRDDVQGRGYEFFPIMAAIRYGVDPLLKRIAELLSKLPPVTRYEPDPVPEKPELVQERGAVSVVNRGGVYVVEGDWLLNVLRTIDFDDSESLQYFQRVLIHSGVIDALREAGAGEGDTVSIYDVQFDFVE
- the mrnC gene encoding Mini-ribonuclease 3, with product MERFYQAECDPGQMSPLTLAFVGDCVFELFVRERLVCLANRPARDLHTLAVNQVCCRAQAEASRRLIPLFTDEEAEVFRRGRNTHVTHIPKNSTSADYHAATALETLFGYLYLKGELSRLRRFFLLMCEEGGCLLAGGTEEKEKSPGN